One window of the Anomaloglossus baeobatrachus isolate aAnoBae1 chromosome 12, aAnoBae1.hap1, whole genome shotgun sequence genome contains the following:
- the LOC142258218 gene encoding Fc receptor-like protein 5 codes for MFYNETLTISCLHPSNVQDNETYTWYRNDIQMDISLQNFTLSSIQLYDRAVYQCQTRTSQKSEAIRPHVITDLTIVRAPRYVFEGDILTLNCDSRPDVNTTDAKVSFFKNYQLVKPMNFETYLFVGKVDSTVAGRYKCTKKAIFKNEIKDTEAEELIDFTELFSPPKVKIGSYPISVGMVMTLTCVTILHPLRANTELEFAFYKNGWHVREFGSLNKYTVQSVQLEDSGDYSCEVRTIMNSVRKMSEQLLVLIEESIKPVLSANPNWNKILRFDQITFTCNGQTSKTYSWYKDKVKLPSTEKTLRISSNGDTDIGQYQCQGESGEKSDPIHLDVFFVWLILQVPLSIHEGDSVTLKCKMWRTGSAVNTTFYKDDNMLKFLGSESDLNLGTVSKNATGKYKCTRFVNTGSISKIYDAEEYISVVELFTSPEISLNLHPVVEGADMTLTCHTIISGLRPLTRLKFAFYINGKILQDFSESNKYKLASALLENSGNYSCEAKSSDNTVKKRSEALYINVQGMAVVSFTPNVGQILTTETMTIACNVDPKIKDKQAYYWYKDSNQMNITQQSFTVQDALVSDSGYYQCRSTNTHISEPLRLDVSNSDLIVQAPPFILEDEELTITCHHRQGLDLERTEFYKNGGILKFLEANSAMLLGKAYFNMTGEYKCNKKSKTSSFRYSSYSAGLFVPVTEFFTYLVLKVKTTPIIEGDPITLSCDVALNPALNPLRGSTKLVFAFYMDGQKIRDYDELHKYQITSSMKKNSGNYTCSVKCLSNDLVKVSQELDIDVQEIFSAPVLKVYPTNVQFGKSMTINCDFTVHPKKSSSDVIATVYKNSKVLKRAAVRIFSAQDRDSGEYMCQVADSRRNIIKYSPSSYILVEDKVDGAKIRADPEDPKMLVGSNVTITCSVSKGTALSFTWLHNSKEVDVKSESYQVRQDGRVLVIGSLQKYNSGLYQCKVSNHFSSTESNELKIAVIEPIGSAFLNTNRKVLDLVFEDSFTFTCFLTQGNGSHFLWLHNEQKVKQDASIYEFKEGGKVLHIKSAQAHHEGSYQCRVEKDLSSRQTLVSESDTLILKISSKCGSYVKPLLIVLVLATLIFISIVVYKYQDKIVKPQFLQRKLQVPRVSIEKVEDKVLLMENMENIDRTSNSHH; via the exons ATGTTCTACAATGAGACATTGACCATTTCTTGCCTCCATCCGTCCAATGTCCAGGACAATGAGACATATACTTGGTATCGGAATGACATTCAGATGGATATAAGTCTCCAAAACTTTACCCTCTCCTCCATTCAGTTGTATGATAGGGCAGTCTACCAGTGTCAAACTCGCACCAGTCAAAAAAGTGAAGCTATTCGACCACATGTAATAACAG ATCTTACCATAGTGAGAGCCCCGCGCTACGTCTTCGAAGGCGACATTCTGACCCTGAATTGTGACAGTCGTCCTGATGTGAATACAACTGATGCAAAAGTATCGTTTTTTAAAAACTATCAATTAGTGAAACCTATGAACTTTGAAACTTATTTATTTGTCGGGAAAGTGGACAGTACTGTGGCTGGAAGATATAAGTGTACGAAAAAGGCCATCTTCAAGAATGAAATTAAGGACACTGAAGCTGAAGAGTTAATTGATTTCACAG AGTTGTTTTCACCTCCAAAAGTAAAGATAGGTTCATATCCAATATCGGTGGGGATGGTCATGACTCTAACTTGCGTGACAATTCTTCATCCTTTAAGGGCAAACACGGAATTAGAATTTGCTTTTTACAAAAATGGTTGGCACGTCCGAGAATTTGGATCATTAAATAAATACACAGTTCAGTCTGTTCAATTGGAGGATTCTGGGGATTATTCATGTGAAGTAAGAACAATAATGAACAGTGTGAGGAAGATGAGTGAACAGCTGTTGGTCCTTATAGAAG AGTCCATTAAGCCTGTGCTGTCTGCTAACCCAAATTGGAACAAAATTTTAAGATTCGATCAAATCACATTCACATGCAATGGCCAGACAAGCAAGACATATTCCTGGTATAAAGACAAAGTCAAGCTACCCTCAACTGAAAAAACACTAAGGATTTCAAGTAATGGCGACACCGATATTGGGCAATACCAGTGCCAGGGTGAATCTGGTGAGAAAAGCGACCCTATTCATCTGGATGTTTTCTTTG TGTGGCTCATCCTACAAGTACCTCTATCCATCCATGAAGGGGACAGCGTGACACTGAAATGTAAAATGTGGCGCACCGGCTCGGCTGTTAATACCACATTTTACAAGGACGACAATATGCTTAAGTTTTTGGGTTCTGAATCTGACTTAAACCTTGGAACTGTTTCCAAAAACGCCACAGGAAAATATAAATGTACAAGATTTGTAAACACGGGTTCTATATCAAAAATCTATGATGCCGAGGAGTATATTTCAGTAGTAG AACTTTTTACCTCTCCAGAAATCAGTCTAAATTTACATCCGGTGGTGGAAGGAGCTGACATGACTTTAACCTGTCACACAATCATTAGTGGACTGAGACCATTGACACGCTTGAAATTTGCCTTTTACATAAATGGAAAAATTTTGCAAGATTTCAGTGAATCCAATAAATACAAACTTGCATCCGCTCTGTTGGAAAATTCTGGGAATTATTCGTGTGAGGCAAAATCATCTGATAACACTGTGAAGAAAAGGAGTGAGGCTTTATATATTAACGTACAAG GTATGGCAGTGGTGTCATTTACACCAAATGTTGGTCAAATATTGACTACGGAAACTATGACTATCGCATGTAATGTGGATCCAAAAATCAAAGACAAACAAGCGTACTACTGGTACAAGGATAGTAACCAGATGAATATAACTCAACAGAGCTTTACCGTTCAGGATGCACTTGTCAGTGACAGCGGGTATTATCAGTGCCGATCCACTAATACTCATATAAGTGAACCCCTTAGGCTGGATGTCTCTAATA GTGATCTCATTGTGCAAGCTCCCCCATTCATATTAGAAGACGAAGAGCTGACCATCACATGTCACCATCGTCAGGGTCTAGATTTAGAACGCACCGAGTTTTATAAGAACGGCGGTATCCTAAAATTTTTGGAAGCTAATTCTGCTATGTTACTTGGAAAAGCCTACTTTAATATGACAGGGGAatataaatgcaataaaaaatccaAGACATCTTCGTTCAGGTATAGCTCTTATTCCGCAGGACTATTTGTCCCGGTCACTG AATTTTTTACCTATCTGGTTCTAAAAGTAAAAACAACTCCAATAATAGAAGGTGATCCCATCACCTTATCCTGTGATGTCGCTCTAAATCCGGCTTTGAATCCTCTCCGTGGTAGCACAAAGCTGGTATTTGCTTTTTACATGGATGGACAAAAAATACGGGATTATGATGAACTTCATAAGTATCAAATTACATCATCTATGAAGAAGAATTCTGGAAATTATACGTGCAGTGTGAAATGTTTAAGTAATGATCTTGTGAAGGTCAGCCAAGAGCTTGACATTGACGTGCAAG AGATTTTCTCCGCTCCCGTTCTGAAGGTATACCCGACAAATGTTCAGTTTGGGAAATCAATGACGATAAACTGTGACTTTACAGTTCATCCAAAAAAAAGTAGTTCAGATGTGATAGCTACCGTTTACAAGAATTCCAAAGTTCTTAAGAGAGCAGCTGTTAGAATATTCTCTGCTCAGGACCGTGATTCTGGAGAATATATGTGTCAAGTTGCTGATTCCAGAAGGAACATCATCAAATACAGCCCATCCAGTTACATCCTGGTCGAAG ACAAAGTGGATGGTGCAAAAATCAGAGCTGACCCAGAAGATCCCAAGATGTTGGTTGGAAGTAATGTAACGATCACCTGCTCTGTGTCTAAAGGTACCGCCCTTTCATTTACATGGTTGCACAATTCGAAGGAGGTAGATGTGAAAAGTGAGTCTTATCAAGTTCGGCAAGACGGGAGGGTACTCGTCATAGGATCTCTTCAGAAGTATAACTCCGGATTGTATCAATGCAAAGTCAGCAACCACTTCTCCTCCACTGAGAGTAATGAGCTGAAAATTGCTGTCATAG AACCGATAGGTAGTGCCTTCCTCAACACAAACAGGAAAGTCCTTGACTTGGTGTTTGAAGACAGTTTCACCTTTACTTGCTTTTTGACTCAAGGGAATGGTTCCCATTTCCTTTGGCTACACAACGAACAAAAAGTGAAACAAGATGCATCTATATATGAGTTCAAGGAAGGAGGCAAAGTGCTACATATCAAGTCTGCCCAAGCCcatcatgaaggatcttaccaatgTAGGGTGGAGAAGGACCTCTCTTCTAGACAAACATTGGTATCAGAAAGTGACACTCTCATCTTAAAAATCTCAA GTAAATGTGGCTCATACGTCAAACCATTGCTTATTGTCCTGGTCTTGGCGACTCTAATATTCATCTCAATTGTTGTGTACAAGTATCAGGACAAGATAGTAAAACCTCAATTTCTCCAAAGAAAACTACAAGTCCCCAGAG TATCCATTGAAAAGGTTGAAGATAAGGTTCTTCTCATGGAAAACATGGAAAATATTGATAG AACTTCTAACTCCCATCACTGA